One Sphingopyxis macrogoltabida genomic region harbors:
- a CDS encoding alpha/beta fold hydrolase — MRILLVLLFAPLIALALMYFIFPGRLLALGRWLLRKRGGTVQKSVAVNGRAWPYLEGGDRSKPLLLLVHGFSGDKDNWSMIAPYLTRDYHVIAPDLPGFGENERNPELAYDIEAQTRRLKEFSDALGLARPHIAGNSMGGWIALRYALDYPDALASLILIDNAGVLGADESDLQKQAVEGEGSPLVLASLEDADRLVAMVVHKPPFIPRRLKPALYADGLRYRDQLDTIFWIIANEARDHPLNGRLGEVKVPTLILWGRHDRVIDVSCVPVLEAGIAGSRSHIMEHVGHVPMVEDPKGTAEVIKGFLAKL; from the coding sequence ATGAGAATCCTGCTCGTCCTCCTCTTTGCGCCGCTGATCGCGCTCGCGCTGATGTATTTCATTTTCCCCGGCCGCCTGCTTGCGCTTGGCCGCTGGCTGCTGCGCAAGCGTGGCGGCACGGTGCAGAAAAGCGTGGCCGTAAATGGCCGCGCCTGGCCCTATCTGGAAGGCGGCGACCGGTCGAAGCCGTTGCTCCTCCTCGTCCATGGTTTTTCGGGCGACAAGGATAATTGGTCGATGATCGCGCCCTATCTGACGCGCGATTATCACGTCATCGCGCCCGACCTGCCCGGTTTCGGCGAGAATGAACGCAACCCGGAACTCGCCTATGACATCGAGGCGCAGACGCGGCGGCTCAAGGAATTTTCCGACGCGCTCGGTCTCGCGCGGCCGCATATCGCGGGCAACAGCATGGGCGGCTGGATCGCGCTGCGCTATGCGCTCGATTATCCGGATGCGCTGGCCAGCCTGATCCTGATCGACAATGCCGGGGTGCTCGGCGCGGACGAGAGCGACCTTCAGAAGCAGGCGGTCGAAGGGGAGGGTAGCCCGCTCGTTCTCGCCAGCCTTGAGGATGCCGACCGGCTGGTGGCGATGGTCGTCCACAAGCCGCCCTTCATCCCGCGGCGGCTGAAACCCGCGCTCTACGCCGACGGGCTGCGCTACCGCGACCAGCTCGACACGATCTTCTGGATCATCGCCAACGAAGCGCGCGACCATCCGCTCAACGGCCGGCTCGGCGAGGTGAAGGTGCCGACATTGATCCTGTGGGGCCGCCATGATCGCGTCATTGATGTGAGCTGCGTCCCCGTCCTCGAAGCGGGGATCGCGGGCAGCCGCTCGCACATCATGGAGCATGTCGGTCATGTTCCGATGGTCGAGGACCCGAAGGGGACGGCCGAGGTGATCAAGGGCTTTCTTGCCAAGCTGTGA
- a CDS encoding alpha/beta hydrolase has translation MATGAIVLPAGSAGAGAALHVTHWLPATAPKAIVLLAHGYAEHAGRYAHVAKRLTDAGYGVYAIDHWGHGRSDGTPGFVPRFSAFTDGMAELLTLVEVNHGDTPRLLLGHSMGGLIATLFLIERQQAFVAAALSGPAIVSGAPPSRFTVWISRFLSRFLPHLGVLALDANGVSRDPAVVAAYLADPLVYTGKIGARLGKEFMDAMAAAQAGAPKIRLPILLQHGEADSLASTEGSQYLFDHVSSADKTLKIYPRLFHEIYNEPEQDAVLSDLVGWFDAHVSSEATA, from the coding sequence GTGGCGACGGGCGCGATCGTCCTGCCCGCCGGATCGGCCGGTGCCGGTGCGGCGCTTCACGTCACCCACTGGCTGCCCGCAACCGCGCCGAAAGCGATCGTGCTGCTCGCGCACGGTTATGCCGAGCATGCCGGACGCTATGCGCATGTCGCGAAGCGGCTGACCGATGCGGGTTATGGGGTCTATGCGATCGATCATTGGGGGCACGGGCGGTCGGACGGGACGCCGGGGTTCGTGCCGCGCTTTTCGGCCTTCACCGACGGCATGGCCGAACTGCTGACATTGGTCGAGGTCAATCACGGCGATACGCCGCGCCTGCTGCTCGGTCACAGCATGGGCGGGCTGATCGCGACCTTGTTCCTGATTGAGCGCCAGCAAGCGTTCGTCGCTGCGGCGCTTTCGGGCCCTGCGATCGTGTCGGGGGCGCCGCCCTCGCGTTTCACGGTGTGGATCAGCCGCTTCCTGTCGCGCTTCTTACCGCACCTCGGGGTGCTAGCGCTCGATGCCAACGGCGTCAGCCGCGATCCTGCGGTGGTCGCCGCCTATCTCGCCGACCCGCTCGTCTACACCGGCAAGATCGGCGCGCGGCTGGGCAAGGAATTCATGGACGCAATGGCGGCGGCGCAGGCCGGTGCGCCGAAGATCCGCCTGCCGATCCTGCTCCAGCATGGCGAGGCCGACAGCCTCGCCTCGACCGAGGGGTCGCAATATCTGTTCGACCATGTGTCGTCGGCGGACAAGACGCTCAAAATCTATCCGCGCCTGTTCCACGAAATCTATAATGAACCCGAACAGGACGCGGTCCTGAGCGATCTGGTCGGCTGGTTCGATGCGCATGTGAGCTCGGAGGCCACGGCATGA
- a CDS encoding NAD(P)H-dependent glycerol-3-phosphate dehydrogenase yields the protein MRLKVGLLGGGSWGTTVASVVSRNAPITLWARDAETVDGINRDNENRKYLPGIKLPLALGATADMGDVVAGADVLVMGVPSHSFRSVLEEAKLHLRPWVPVISLTKGLELSSGKRMTELIEEVLPGHPVGVLTGPNLAREIMTGQAAASVLSMEDEIVVRALQPVFHSGLFRVYTNTDLLGCELGGVLKNIIAIAVGMGDGLGAGDNTRAGLMTRGLAEITRLGVAMGGRPETFAGLTGMGDLIATCTSTLSRNRHVGVELGKGRHIDEIIAGMNMVAEGVKSAPTVIALAEKHAIAMPIAQDVFDVTQGKRSAQDVFRGLLRSAVGDEAHPG from the coding sequence ATGCGGTTGAAGGTCGGGCTGCTCGGTGGGGGCAGTTGGGGAACGACGGTCGCGTCGGTGGTGTCGCGCAATGCGCCGATCACGCTGTGGGCGCGCGATGCGGAGACCGTCGACGGCATCAACCGCGACAATGAGAACCGCAAATATCTGCCCGGCATCAAGCTGCCGCTGGCGCTCGGCGCCACCGCCGACATGGGCGACGTCGTCGCGGGGGCCGATGTGCTGGTGATGGGCGTCCCCTCGCACAGCTTTCGTAGCGTGTTGGAGGAAGCGAAGCTGCATCTCCGCCCATGGGTGCCGGTGATCAGCCTGACCAAGGGGCTCGAACTCTCCTCGGGCAAGCGGATGACTGAACTGATCGAGGAAGTGCTGCCCGGCCATCCCGTCGGCGTCCTCACCGGCCCCAATCTGGCGCGCGAGATCATGACCGGGCAGGCGGCGGCGAGCGTGCTCTCGATGGAAGACGAGATCGTCGTCCGCGCGCTCCAGCCGGTGTTCCATTCGGGTCTGTTCCGCGTCTACACCAACACCGACCTGCTCGGCTGCGAACTCGGCGGGGTGCTCAAGAATATCATCGCGATCGCGGTCGGCATGGGCGACGGGTTGGGGGCGGGCGACAACACGCGCGCCGGGCTGATGACGCGCGGGCTGGCCGAGATCACCCGGCTCGGCGTCGCGATGGGCGGGCGGCCCGAGACTTTTGCGGGGCTCACCGGCATGGGCGACCTCATCGCCACCTGCACCAGCACGCTGTCGCGCAACCGCCATGTCGGGGTCGAGCTCGGCAAGGGGCGGCATATCGACGAGATCATCGCGGGCATGAACATGGTCGCCGAGGGGGTGAAAAGCGCCCCGACGGTGATCGCGCTCGCCGAAAAGCACGCTATTGCGATGCCGATAGCGCAGGATGTGTTCGATGTGACGCAGGGAAAGCGGAGCGCGCAGGATGTGTTTCGCGGTCTGCTCCGCTCGGCGGTCGGCGACGAAGCGCACCCCGGCTGA
- a CDS encoding acyl-CoA dehydrogenase family protein has protein sequence MSHDYTAIREEVAKLCAAFPGPYWQAKDKVREYPSEFVAALGEAGYLAALIPEEYGGAGLPLSAAAAILEEIQRQGCNGGAVHAQMYVMGTVLRHGSEEQKARYLPKVATGELRLQAFGVTEPTSGTDTLSLKTVARKDGDHYVVNGQKLWTSRAEHSDLMILLARTTPRDQAASRTEGLSVFLVDMKEALAAGTLSIRPIDTMMNHATTEIFFDNMRIPAANLIGEEGKGFRYILSGMNAERLLIAAECIGDAKWFIDKASAYAKERVLFGRPIGQNQGVQFPIARAYAQMRAAELLVHDGIAKYEAGENAGAEANMAKMLAAEASWAAGEACIQTHGGFGFAAEYDIERKFRETRLYQVAPISTNMILSYVAEHVLGMPRSY, from the coding sequence ATGAGCCACGATTACACCGCCATCCGCGAAGAAGTCGCGAAGCTCTGCGCCGCCTTTCCCGGCCCCTATTGGCAGGCGAAAGACAAGGTCCGCGAATATCCGTCGGAGTTCGTCGCCGCGCTCGGCGAAGCGGGCTATCTCGCCGCGCTGATCCCCGAAGAATATGGCGGCGCCGGCCTGCCCTTGTCGGCCGCCGCGGCGATCCTCGAGGAAATCCAGCGGCAGGGCTGCAACGGCGGCGCGGTGCACGCGCAAATGTATGTGATGGGCACCGTGCTGCGCCACGGTTCAGAGGAGCAGAAGGCGCGCTATCTCCCCAAGGTCGCGACCGGCGAACTCCGCCTGCAGGCGTTCGGGGTCACCGAACCGACGAGCGGCACTGACACGCTGAGCCTGAAGACCGTCGCGCGGAAGGACGGCGATCATTATGTCGTCAACGGACAGAAGCTATGGACCAGCCGCGCCGAGCATAGCGACCTGATGATCCTGCTCGCGCGCACGACGCCGCGCGATCAGGCGGCGAGCCGCACCGAAGGCCTGTCGGTCTTCCTTGTCGACATGAAGGAAGCGCTTGCCGCGGGCACGCTGTCGATCCGCCCGATCGACACGATGATGAACCATGCGACGACCGAAATCTTCTTCGATAATATGCGCATTCCTGCCGCCAACCTGATCGGCGAGGAGGGCAAGGGCTTCCGCTATATCCTGTCGGGGATGAACGCCGAACGGCTGCTGATCGCCGCCGAATGCATCGGCGACGCGAAGTGGTTCATCGACAAGGCAAGCGCATACGCGAAGGAACGCGTGCTGTTCGGGCGCCCGATCGGCCAGAATCAGGGTGTGCAATTTCCGATCGCTCGCGCCTATGCCCAGATGCGCGCCGCCGAATTGCTCGTCCACGATGGCATCGCCAAATATGAAGCGGGCGAGAATGCGGGGGCCGAGGCAAATATGGCCAAGATGCTCGCCGCCGAGGCGAGCTGGGCGGCGGGCGAGGCGTGCATCCAGACCCACGGCGGCTTCGGCTTCGCGGCCGAGTATGACATCGAACGCAAGTTCCGCGAAACGCGCCTCTATCAGGTCGCGCCGATCAGCACGAACATGATCCTGTCCTATGTGGCGGAGCATGTGCTGGGAATGCCGCGGAGCTATTGA